The window TTAATGGCTTCCACGATACGGCCAATGCGGTGGCTACGGTTATCTATACCAAGGCTATGCCAGCCAATCTTGCCGTCGTTACCTCTGCGCTCTTTAACTTTGCGGGTGTGCTACTAGGTGGCTTAGGTGTGGCCTATGCAATAGTGCATTTGTTGCCCGTAGATTCCTTGCTCGGCATGGATTCGACCCAAGGTTTATTGATGGTCTTTTCTTTGCTGTTTTCGGCAATTATCTGGAACTTAGGCACTTGGTATTTTGGTATTCCTGCCTCGAGTTCTCATACCTTGATTGGCTCGATAATGGGCGTGGGCGGCGCGTTCGCTTGGATGAATCATCAGCCTATCTTGCAGGGCATTAATGTCTCTAAGGCCTCGCAGATCATGTTGTCCTTAATCATTTCGCCGACTTTAGGTTTTGTGATGGCGGGGATTTTTCTACTCATCATGAAATACGTCTGGCAGAAACATAAAATTCACCGCACTCCCGATGAACAGATGCAGATTAATGGCAAAAAACACCCGCCATTTTGGGCAAGGGCGAGTTTAATTGTCTCTGCTATGGGGGTGAGTTTTGCCCATGGTTCGAACGATGGCCAGAAGGGCATCGGCCTAGTGATGCTAGTGCTGATTTGTATGGCTCCGGCGTATTTTGCCTTGGACATGGGCAGTCAACCCTATGATTTGGAACGAACTCAAGATGCCAATCGGCGCATTATGGCGATTTACGATCGTAACCAAGCCGTGATCGCGGATGTGATCGACTTTAGCGCTTCAGCAAACGTCCCCGAATATATGCTGGCCCATTGCTCATCTGAAAATGTATTACCTGCGATGTCGCTACTTGACCGCCGCTTGGCAAAAGTCTCGACTTACAAAGACATGGATGTACAAGAGCGGCGCGAGGTGCGTCGGTTACTCCTGTGTATCGATGATACTGCTCGCCAAGTGGCGAAGTTATATCTCCCAGCTAAAGATCTGACTTCATTGGCTAAATGGCGCAAGGATCTCACCCGCACCACTGAATATGCGCCTCTTTGGGTGATTATTGCCATTGCGACTGCGCTGGGTTGCGGCACGTTAGTGGGCTGGCGACGGATTGTGTATACCGTGGGGGAGAAAATTGGTTCATCGAGTATGACCTACAGCCAAGGCATTGCCGCACAGGTCACCGCTGCCGTATCGATTGGGATTGCCAGTATGACGGGCATGCCTGTGTCGACGACTCATATTTTATCTTCCGCCGTTGCGGGCACTATGGTGGCTAATCGTTCGGGGCTACAGATCCAAACAATTAAGCAAATCATGCTCGCTTGGCTGCTGACGCTTCCTATTACTATGTTGCTCTCTGCGTGCGTGTTTATCCTTGCCAATGCACTTTGGGGTTAGCCAAGAATACCCAAGTTGAATACTCACATAGCCAAGCCTTGAGCGCTTGGCGTTTAGGTTCAGTGCCGTTTTCCGCGATAATGACCTAAGCCATCTTGTTAGAGTTGAGTTTTCAACACCAACAAGGACATAAGATGGCTGAGCAATTGAGAATACTTTTCAAAGCACTACACCAACAATCAGAGCCGCTGATATTAACCAATGTTTGGGATGCTGCCAGTGCGGCTATCATCCAAGCATCGGGCGCCCTTGCCATTGCGACCAGTAGCGCGGCATTGGCTTGGTCGCTCGGTTATCCCGATGGCCAAGCGCTACCTAAGGCGGCTTTATTGGACGCAGTGAACCATATCCTACGGCTGAGCCGAGTGCCTGTGACGCTAGATATTGAATCCGGTTATAGCCAAGATCCCGATGAGGTTACTGCTTTTGTTGCGCAGCTCTCTGAGCTTGGCGTAGCAGGGATTAATATTGAGGATGGCAGTGCAGGTGTTGCTGAGATGGTGGCAAAAATTAAAGCTATTCGCGCCCATCCTCGTTGCCAAGGATTATTTATTAATGCGCGAACCGATGTGTATTTACTGGGCTTAGCCAGTGGTGATGCCGCGGTCGCTATGACAATCGATAGGTTAACTCAGTATCAGGCTGCGGGCGCGGATGGCGGCTTTATCCCTGGCGCGACCAAGGTCGAGACCGCTAAGCGCTTGTCTGCCGCTGTGGATATGCCACTGAATTTTATGCTATTGAATGAGCAGATGGATATCGACGAGTTATTTGGTGCAGGTGTGCAGCGTTTTTCCACCGGTCCGGCTGCATTTTTACAAGCCTATGGCACTTTGCTTAATCCAATTTTGTTAAATTCAATTAAGGCAAAGCCGTTTCAGCAACAGCCAAAAGATGCGGTTATTGCCGCTGATAATGGCTCAATACCTAAAGTTATTGCCCTTGATTTTGAACGAATGAATAACTTATATATCCCGAGTTAAAGCTGTTTTTAATCTATATCCACGGCGAGCTTGCCGTGGGTTCCTTCTTACGTCCGTTTTACCTCGCGCCCGTTTTACCAAGCAAGTCCCATCTGCGTACTTGTCTCCTCAGGTATCTTCTCAAGTAGGCTTAACTCGGCGAGTTGAATGTGCGCTGCAATTTGGCTGCGCAATGTTTGATAGAGACGGATGGCCAGTTCAGGCGCGGTTTCATTATCGGGAGTATGAATAAACAGATAGGGCTCACGACCTTCTGCGAGCCACAGCGGGAGTTGGGTTAGCCAATTATCAAAAAAGGCATCGTTATCCTTAGGCAAAGCGCTTACGCCTTGCTGCGCGAGTTGTGCTACGGCATCGTCTGGTTGGCCGATAAAGCGCACCACAGGATGATTAGCGGTGGCAATCGCATGCACTGGCACCCGAGGCTTTTTCTTATGGGCGTCGATAATGGCGGCGTTGCTGGGCGGCAGGGCAAACAAGGGCCTGCTATCCATGATGATGCGATTCACTTTTTTATCGATAAGTAATCGATTGAGTGCGCGCTCGGCGTCTCCCTTCGCAAAAAACGCTGCATGCCTGACTTCAACGCCATAGGTTAATCCTTGGGGGACTTGATTGAGAAATTGTGCTAACACAGGTAAGTTTTCTGGGCCGAAATGGGCGGGAAGTTGAATTTTCCAGATCCCCGTTTTATCGATTAATGGCGCCATTACTTGGAAGAAATCCTTCAATTCTTGGCCGCAGTGTTGCAATAGTCTTTGGTGAGTCATGGTTTGCGGCAGCTTGAAGGTAAAGCGAAAATCATCGGGCGTGGCACTGTGCCAGTTCATAACGGTTTGCTGTGCAGGCGTCGCGTAGAAGCTGGTATTACCTTCGACAGTGTTGAATATTGTGGCGTAACGGGCTAGTCGCTCCGCTTGTTTAATCCCATGGCCATAAACACTCTCTTGCCAATTCGAGTGTGACCACATGGCTAGGCCAAGGCGAAAATGGCTGGGTTTATCTAACCCAGAACGCAACTCATCCAAAAATAAATTCCTTAAATTTTATTCACATTTGCCAATGTAACCCTAGCCTTATGTAGGCTAGGGGTTAGGGGCATTGTGCCGATACTAATAGTCTAGAGTCAAATCGAGCCGCTGATGGCTTGAGGTATTGTATTTGATTTTGTTGTGCATTTAATCCTGTAAAAGCTGGACTTAACTTGGCCAACTCTGGAATGACATTGAAAATTAACCTACTCTAATAGTGCGTTATTACTCTTTTTATGCTTATGATCGAGTTTAAGACTTAGCCAAAGACAGACGTTTATTGGAGAACTGCGTGAATAATGATGGCTACACTTCCCTAAGCAATTTTATCGACCTTCTCTTGGATGCTATTTGCGTCGTCGATAAAGCTGGGCGGTTTGAATTTGTCAGTGCCGGGGCAGAACGCATTTTTGGCTATACCCCAGAAGAAATGATTGGCATGCAGATGCTCGATCTTGTTATTCCTGAGGATAGAGAGCGCACACTCGCAACCGCCAATGAGATTATGACTGGCCGCTATAAGGTCGATTTCGAAAACCGTTATGTGCGTAAAGACGGCGTAATTGTCGATATTTTGTGGTCCGCACGCTGGTCCGATGCTTACCAACAACGCGTCGCGGTCGCCAGAGATATCTCTAAGAGTAAAAACGCCGAACGCAGACAAGCTGCACTGTATGAGATTTCTGAAGCTGTGCATGTCGCTGAGGACTTGCTAGCCCTATATCGCCGCATCCATGAAATCATTGCAAAATTGCTGCCCGCGGTAAACTTTGCCATCGCATTGTACGATCAAGATTTAAATGAACTCAGTTTCCCTTACAAAGCCGCTGCGGGTGATAATTCACTGGTCGATATTGCAAGTTTCAGCTTGTTTACCGAACAAGTGATCCACAGTGCAGAATCTTTACTCCTGTGTCCCGTGACCTTATCTGAGTATCCCCAAGCCATTCGTGAAGAGCTGGGTAATGGCAATTTAAGTTGGTTGGGTGTGCCGCTAAAGCTGCAAAAAGGTGTTATCGGTGCCTTGATGATGCATAGCTTGCCCACTTCGGCTTCTTATACGCACCAAGACCGTGAGCTATTGGAGTTTGTTTCTACGCAAATTGCCTTTGCGATTGAACGCCGACAAATGCTTGCGCGATTAGAGCATATTGCGCTGTATGATCAGCTAACCCTGTTGCCCAATCGCGAGCTTTTTTACGACAGGTTTCAAAAGGCGCTATCCCGAGCCCATAGGGAATCAAGTTATTTCTCTTTACTTTATTTAGATTTAGATAAGTTTAAGTGGGTAAACGATACCTTTGGTCATAGTGTGGGCGATTTATTGCTGCAAGTGACAGCACAACGTATTGTCAGCTGTGTAAGGGGCTCAGATACCGTAGCGCGTTTTGGGGGCGACGAGTTTGTCATCTTACTCGAGCGCGTTGATTCGGCACAAAATACCCTGTTGGCAGCGCAAAAAATATTACAAGTGCTCAATCAACCCTTTGAGCTTACCGATCAGCAAATCCATATTTTACCGAGTATCGGTATTGCCCTGTATCCAGAGCACGGCACGGACGAAAAACAGTTACTTTCCTGTGCGGATGCAGCCATGTATAAGGCTAAGAAAAATGGGGGCAATCGCATTGAAATGGGTTATCAAGGGCTGAGAAATCTGCATGCAGATCCTCTGACTGCGGCTCCTGAGTTAAAGAGCGCTGAGTTAAAAGACACTGAGTTAGAAGACCGTGAATTAAAAGACACTGAGTTAAATAACCTTGAAAACAAGGTGACTAAGATAGTGTGAGTTTGATTGAGACGTTCAAGCGCAAGAGTTTGAATTACTGGAATGTGTAAAGAAATGCCCGCGAATGTCAGTGACATTAGCGGGCATTATTGTATGTAGCGGTTTTGCGGCATCAAACTATAGAGTCGTGATGACTCTACAGTTTGAAGCGATTCACTTCCTGCTGTAATGACGCGGCTAAGTGGGCGAGTTCCTGCGCTTGCACCATAGAGGTTTGCGCTTCAATCGAGAGATTCTCTGACACTTCACGAATCGACTCAGTATTGCGGTTGATTTCGCTGGTGACTGAGGTTTGCTCTTCAGCTGCCGTAGCAATTTGGCTCGCCATATCCGAAATATCATTAATGGCTTTACTGATCAGCAACAGACTTTCGCTGGCGGAATTGGCGTCGGCCACACTGGTTTCTGCCATTTCATGACTCTGGGTCATAGATTTAACGGCTTTACCGGCGGTTTGTTGGAGGGTTTCGATCATCGCTTGAATTTCTTGGGTCGATGAATGGGTACGTTGTGACAGTACTCGAACTTCATCGGCAACCACAGCAAAACCGCGACCCTGTTCACCCGCACGCGCGGCTTCAATGGCCGCGTTGAGTGCGAGTAAGTTGGTTTGTTCGGCGATGCCACTGATCGTTAACAGAATACTGTTGATCTTCTGTGAGTGCTCATTCAGCTCACCGATAATTCGGCCGGCAGTTTCAACTTCACTGGCTAAATTACGGATAGATTGCTGACTCTGGGCGACTTGTTTGTGGCCATGATTCGAAAGCCCGACTGCATTTTGCGCCGTTTGTGCTGTGTGCTCGGCGTTGCTGGCAATCTCTTCGGTGGCACTGGCCATTTCGGTGACAGCCGTGGCGACCATAGTCACTTCATCTTGTTGTACTTCAATGCGTTGGCTGTTGTCCGTAGCCGAAGCGCTGCTGCCTTGGGCTTGATGCTCCAATTGACCTGCAATCTTATGCATACGGGAAATCATGCCATGGAGACGTTCCACAAAGCGGTTAAAGCCCGAAGCCAACATGCCAATTTCATCGTGACTGTTGGCAGTATGAATGCGCACTGTTAGGTCGCCATCACCTTCGGCGATATCATTGAGTGCTTGGGCAACGCGTTCGAGATCTTTGAATTGGATTTTGAAAATCGCGATTAAAATCAAGCCAAATAGCACTAATAGGGCGACACCTACTGCCGACATCCACCAGGCAAGATCGGTTGCCTGTGACATGATTTCTTGTTTATCCATCACGAAAATCAGCGCCCAGTCCGTTGAGGGAATTGCCGCAACATAGACTAACTTAGTTGCACCATCTAGGGTGCGTTCTTCCATGGTATTGGCATTGGTGCGTTGTGATAACCAGCTATTACTAAAATCACTATCAATTTTCGTGAGTTGTTGGGTATTGAGCTGGCTATTGGGATGACTGATGATGAGTCCTGCATTATCGACCATCAAGGTATAACCTTCGCCCGGTACTTCGAGGCGCTGCACCGCATCGGTCAATTGATCTATGGTTAAGTTCGCTGCTGCCACGCCTATCAGCTGGCCCGAACTCATTACAGGTTCGGCAATCGTCACGACTTGTTTTTTCAGTGTGGCGCTGACGTAGGGCGCTGTCATGATCATTTTACCGGCAGCTTTAGCGTCCATATACCAAGGGCGAACGCGGGGATCATAATTCGCGGTATTCAGAGACGGATCTTGACGATACATGTTGCCTTGCTCGTCGCCATAATAGGTGAGGGCAAAGTCAACCGCAGTATGCGCTTGCAGCAAATGAGGGGTAACGTTTGTACTCGGATCGGCTTCAATGGTTTGTTTTAGGCTGGTAATGGCCATTTTTCTGTCTTGCATCCACTGACCAATGCCGGATGAAAAGGTATTCGCCAGTTGGTCAATTTCATTCTGGGTATTTTCTAACGCATTATTTCTAATGAAATAAGTTGAGATACTTACGAGTACAGCAATAGTGATCAGTACAGCGGAAAGACTGCTGAACAGCAGCCGTGTTTTGAGTGTCGATCGCATAATCTATTCCTTTATATTCCGTTAGCTCTCTAACGTTGTTTTAGTATAGCGGCAGCAAGGGGGAAAACATTAAACCATGAGTGAATTATAGTAATAAATTTAGAAGTGACTCCCATAATTTAAAATTTTTATAATCACATGATTTTTATGTTAATAACGATTGAGTGAGCCATTCTTTATTAATGGCTACTCGATAAAACTGAGAAGATTGAATCGAGGAGGGATGAATAATATTCTACAAATGACAAATATCATTCTTTATCGTCAGTAGACCGTTAAAATATACTCGTTCTCGCTAACGATATAATTAAATATGTTACCGTTTTACGAGTTATTATTCAGAATGACAACTTGTTTATTTGAAGGCTAAGTTTCTGTGGGGAGTCTTGTTGTTCTGCTTCGTGCTTAGGCTTCATTTATTACTGCACATAAAAAAGGAGCTCCTAGAAGCTCCTTGTTAATTCTAAAATGGCCTTAATCTCATTGAGTCATTTTATTTTTGATCAGCACGCAGCGCTGTTCCATTTGACGGGTTTCTAATAGATTGCGGCGGGTGAAATTCGATAATCCAGTTTGGCTATCAAGCACTTTATCCAATGCCGCTATGCTAGTGTAGTTACAATCAGTAGGAATCAAGTTGTGAGCGTAGTTACGCATAAACACAGGGCCTTTTTTATCCATATCCCTCAAGCTCGCCAGACGTTCATCCGCCGTAGCCGCGCTCAATAGTTTCTGCTCCGCAGGATAAAGATTTTCCATAATGATCCGTTGCTTGGAGAAAGGCAGGCTGTCTTGATGAACCTTGCTTAACCAGCGACGTTTGGCCGCCGCTTCTGGGCGGATCACTTGCGCCGCAAGCGCTGCTTTCTCGCCTGAGTCCGAATTATCCTTAGCCGCTTCTTTGGTTAAACGTTGCTGCGCGTTAGGGTAATCATAGCGATTGAGCTGGGTGATCATCGCCCAGCGTAAATCTTGATCTAAGGTTAATCCCTTAATTTTTGTCTCGCCGTCAACGAGTTGCGCTAAATGGCGCAATGAATCCCTGTCGCTGGCTAAACTGACATACGCATCGAACCAAATACGTTGGAAGTCATTATCGCCTTTGCTTTCCATCGCTTTTCTAAGGCTCATCTGGCTTAAGCCTTTGATTGCATTCTCAGCGTAGTTTTGCTGAATAGGTGCGATTTGTGCGAGATACTGCTTCGAGCGCAACATGCTATCGATGATCTGACCAACAATGGTGTAGTCCGTCTCAGCAGGCGCGTTAACAAACACTGTGCTTAGGTATTGCTCTAAGCTCAATTTACCTTCACGAACGCTGTCCCACAGACTTTGCCACAGCATAGAGCGCAGCAGTGGATCTGACACATTACTCAGCTGCTGTTTTGCGGTGTTAAAGGATTTGTCATCGAGCTCGACTTTCACAAAGCCCCAATCATCAAAGTTTGGATAGACTAAGTCTGGGCAGCGCTCACCAATCAGTTGTTTGACTTCGGTACGCTCCCCCTTGTAAGTCACTGGCACTGTGACGTCATGACGCAAATCGAAGCGGCCTTGGGTAAAGAGTGCCACTTGGACTTTTTGTTCGCGTAATGTTGGCAGCTCAGCGCTTGCTGGGAGCTGTAGCAGGCTAAAGTCGCTGATACGGTTACCTTCACAGCGATATTCCGCCTTGATGGTGTTAACGCCCGCGCTGTAGAGCCATTCTTGAGTCCATGCGCTTAAATCACGACCAGCGGCTTTGCCTAGGCTATTGATAAAATCATCTAACTCGGCATTTTGATAACTATATTGTTTTAAATAATTGCTGACTCCGCGGCGAAACACCATGTCGCCCAGCAAGTGGCGCAGTTGTTTCAGTGTCGATGCGCCTTTTTGATAAGTGATCGCATCGATATTATCGAAGGCGTTTTGGGTCGTTGCCACTGGCACTTCAATTGGATGCGTAGTGACTAAGCTGTCCTGCTCATAAGCTCTTTGTTTGCCTTTGGCGTAAAAAGTGCGCCAAGCATTGGTGAATTCGGTCGCCTCCTGAGTCGCAAGCGTGCCCATAAAGGAGGCAAAGCTTTCATTGAGCCACAGGCCATTCCACCATTTCATGGTCACGAGATCGCCAAACCATTGATGCGCCATTTCATGCATGATCACGCCGGCTAGGCTTTGTTTTTGATCTGCCGTCATGGCTGCTTTATAGAGGAAATGATCCTCGGCAAAGGTCACCGCACCCGCGTTTTCCATGGCGCCATAGAGGAAATCAGGCACCAGAATTTGATCATATTTCTTAAAGGGATATGGAATGCCAAAGTAGTTATCGAAGAAGGTTAACCCTTGTTTGGTATAGTTAAACCAATCCTGCGGTGTGACTTGATTCGCCACAGATTCACGGGCGAACAGGCGCATCGGATAGCGGCCCGAGTTGTCCTGCCACATGTGGTAAGGGCCCGCATGCATAGAAAAGTTATACGGACTGAGTTTTGGCGTATCAGGGAAGGTCCAACGATTGTAAGCGCCCGCTGGAGTGATTTGGCTTTCACGCATAGTGCTAATCACTTGCCAATCTTTGGGCGCTGTGACCGTAATCTGATAGTTGGCTTTGATATCCGGTTGGTCGAATACGGCAAACATTTGCTGCGCGGCGGCGGGTTCAAAATGCGAATAGAGGTAGACCTTGCCATCGACCGGATCTTTAAAACGGTGCAGGCCTTCGCCATTAGTGCTGTGAGGGCGAGTAAACTGCACTTCAACCGTGTTTTCACCCGAGGTCAGCAGACGCGTATTTAAGCTAATGTAAGCGCCATTATAGTTTGGATATACAGCGGTGCCGTTGATGATAAAGCGTTTTATCTGTGCCTTGTTTAAATCTAAGCTCAGTTGTTTTGGTATTTCACTTAATTGAAAGGTCACTTTGGAGGTGGCGGAAAACTCGGCTTCCCCTGTGAGCTGAAAATCCAATTCATAGCGAACATCGGAAATGATCTGCGAGCGCAGCGCAGCCTGATACTGGCTAATGTAAGCACTGGCGTCACGTGGACCCGTATTAAGAGTGCTTTGGGTGGCACACGACATCAATGCGCCGCAGGCAAGGGCAACAAAACTGGCTTTAAACAAGTTCACAACTGAATCCTTCAACAATTTGTTTTGTTTTCTGCTTGGATATTTGCTTTCAATATCGGGAGTTTGGGGTTGCCTGAGTGGCAAATGATCCCTCGCGTCAGCGCCGATTTGAGCCAGTATCATTGCAGTGTATTTTGGCCGAGTACACTACCTTATTTACCTTGGATAACCAATGTTAAAAATGTAAAAAAAAGCCAGCGTTTAAGCTGGCTTCTTGGGATCTCTGTTTGGCGGTAGTAAGCGCCAATAGACAATTACATGCCTAAGAAAGACTTAGACTTCATCTTACGGATTTCTTTTTCATCAGACCATTCGATCAGGCCTGTTTCTAAATCCATTAAACGCATTGTCATCTTGTAGTACACATCTTTAGTGCTACCGTCTTGCTTAACTATGCTAGATAAATTGCCGTATAACATGTATTGCGCGCCGATTTGACGACCAAATTTGATGGCGGTTGATGGATCAACCATGCCAGTGTTGTTTTGGTAATCCAATTGCTTACGGACTGAATCTACTTTAGTCATGTCGATAAAACGGAACTTGCCTGAGCGCAATAGTTTGTTGCTGATAGAGTCAGTAACAGACTCAGTATCAATGTGCTCTGAGGTTTTGTTCTTGATGCTGTCGACAAATAAAATCGGACGGCTATTGGCTGTCATGGCCACGATAGGAGGGAAAGTCATCATGCTATCCACCATCTTGGCTGCAATAGCTTGTAGATCCGTTGAGCCAAAATTCTCATTGACGGTTTCAACTTCGGTGGCATCGCCATATTCGACTTTAGATTGACATGCAGCCAGACCCATAACGGCAGCCAGCACAAAAATCAGTTTAAATTGTTTCATAGTCAGTTCCATTTTGTGATTGTATAAACTTAATGACACACGTCTTATTCAAATACCACAACCGCTAGGCTAAATGATTATTGAATAAATTCGGGTGTAATTACCAGTATCAATTGCCCAGACTAAGGTGGTTTTGCCTGCTGCAACGTCAATTTTTGCCGGTGGCGCTTTATCTAACTGCAAAGTGTATTCACCTGCACTCAAATAACGCCGCCCGATCTGTGCTTGTTTAGGCAGCGTCAGCCAACTACGGCGATCCGCTTGCTCTGTTACTACGTTAAAAATCTGCATCGCTATGCTGCCAATATCGGCGGCATTGTTTCCGGGGCTGCCACTCTTTCCAACCTGATAGGCCATCTCAGATTTGGCATAGACACGTGCGACTTGTCGAACCAAGGTTGCGGGCAGATCTTCTTTGAGTGCTGTGATGGCTAAGGCATCGATATTGGCAATAGGTTCAGTTTTCAGCACTGTACCTAAACCTTGCACTTGCGTCTCTGGCACAAAAGTATTGTTTGGCATGTAAGTGGCTAGCGATACAGTTTGCCAATTGCCATGGATAGTAAAAGGCACTGTGAGGGCTTGCTTGGCGGGCACAAAGCCGCGTTCAACCATTAAAATCACTTGGCCATCTTTGGGATTAGGCAATTTAGCATCGCCCCAACGACGTTTGAACTCATCATATTGCGGCATGCCGAGTTGCTTGGCGAGACGCACCAGATCTTGCTGTAAATAGGTGTTGTCTGGGGTGATTTGTGCCGCTTTACGATAATCGATATAGGCATCGTTCGGCTCACCCAGTACTTCATGTAATACGCCAGTGGTGTAATAGCTGTAAGCGTTTAAGAACGAACTCGTCACAGTGCCTGCGGCTTGGCCTAGTTTGTTGACCTCGGCATCGATAGTCCCGTTCGCCATGGCTTGTACCGACTTTTGCGATTTTTGATAGCGCTCTTGCTCACTGCTTTGTAACTCGTTACTGCGACGAACTTCGACTAAAGCACCTTGGTAATCGCCACTAAACAAATAATTCAGCGCTTGGTATTGGTGCAGCATGATGCGTTCATACCCAGGACCACGGTACGGAATCGCATTGTCGTTTAACACTAAGCTGCTGGCTGTGGCACTAATATCACTGACGCTGACTTTGGCCTTATCATCAAAGGCGGTGTAAGCATCGACCGCTTGTTGGTAGTACTTTTTACTGGCCGCAAAATCGCCGGCGACTTGAGCAATACGGCCCGCTTCTTGAGCATAGAGCAGGCCATCGTTGCCATTGATATTGCTGGCAAGTTTGTCGATATCGGCCAAGGGCGTTGCACTATTCAACTCTTGTTTAAGCGGTTCAATCTGTGAAGGGTAATTAATAAAAATACTGTTGTAGGCGCAGCCCGATAAACCTAGCGCCAATCCTATTGCCAAAGCGGGGGCGATAAACGCGCGAGATAAAGGTGTAACCAAAGACAGTTTCATTATTGCGCTTCACCTTGTTCGATGGACTGGGCTGAAATCGACTGAGCCTGTTCAGGCATACGTGAACGCTCGAGTAAGGTGATCCCTTGCAGGTGATCAAATTCGTGTTGAAAAATCCGCGCAATAAAGCCTGTTAATTCGGCCTGTTGCCACTCGCCTTGTAAATTCTGGTAGCGCACTTCAATGGCTTGATGTCTTAGTATGTTAAATCTTTGGCCGGGAACGGACAGGCAACCTTCTTCGCCGCCGACTAATTCACTCGATGCATGAATGATTTGTGGATTAACCACGACTACAGGCGCCATATTGGGTGCGTCGGGATAACGTTCATTAGGTCGAGAAGCCATAATAAATAAAGCTAAGGGACTGTGAACCTGTGGCGCCGCGATGCCAACGCCTTTGGCGGCTTCCATGCTGGCAGACATTTGCTCTGCAAGGTGCGCGAGCTCGGCATCGAAATGATGCACTGCAATTGCAGTCTGCCCTAGGATAGCTTCACCCACTAACGCTATGGGTAATAAAGGCGGGGTTTGTTTTGGCATCAAATGTTTAAACATCGCATTCCCTGGATATTTTGCGGTAACCGTCTTTGAATCAAAGTCTTATTTTAAAGCGTCAGTATTAGTAATGTGGCGGCGGCGTTTCTTCAGCCTGAGTCGCCATATTACTCGGTTCCATGTCTTGTAACTTACCAATTAACATGTGAATTTGGTGTTGCTGGTGAGCCACCAGTCGATTCAATTTGATCACTTCTTGGTTTAACTCTTCGACTGTGAGCTCTTGAAAAGCCAATTTGGTTTCTAGATCTTCAATTTGTGCTTGTACGCCTTGCATGACTAACCTCTATTGCTGCCAAGTCTC of the Shewanella baltica genome contains:
- the pepN gene encoding aminopeptidase N → MNLFKASFVALACGALMSCATQSTLNTGPRDASAYISQYQAALRSQIISDVRYELDFQLTGEAEFSATSKVTFQLSEIPKQLSLDLNKAQIKRFIINGTAVYPNYNGAYISLNTRLLTSGENTVEVQFTRPHSTNGEGLHRFKDPVDGKVYLYSHFEPAAAQQMFAVFDQPDIKANYQITVTAPKDWQVISTMRESQITPAGAYNRWTFPDTPKLSPYNFSMHAGPYHMWQDNSGRYPMRLFARESVANQVTPQDWFNYTKQGLTFFDNYFGIPYPFKKYDQILVPDFLYGAMENAGAVTFAEDHFLYKAAMTADQKQSLAGVIMHEMAHQWFGDLVTMKWWNGLWLNESFASFMGTLATQEATEFTNAWRTFYAKGKQRAYEQDSLVTTHPIEVPVATTQNAFDNIDAITYQKGASTLKQLRHLLGDMVFRRGVSNYLKQYSYQNAELDDFINSLGKAAGRDLSAWTQEWLYSAGVNTIKAEYRCEGNRISDFSLLQLPASAELPTLREQKVQVALFTQGRFDLRHDVTVPVTYKGERTEVKQLIGERCPDLVYPNFDDWGFVKVELDDKSFNTAKQQLSNVSDPLLRSMLWQSLWDSVREGKLSLEQYLSTVFVNAPAETDYTIVGQIIDSMLRSKQYLAQIAPIQQNYAENAIKGLSQMSLRKAMESKGDNDFQRIWFDAYVSLASDRDSLRHLAQLVDGETKIKGLTLDQDLRWAMITQLNRYDYPNAQQRLTKEAAKDNSDSGEKAALAAQVIRPEAAAKRRWLSKVHQDSLPFSKQRIIMENLYPAEQKLLSAATADERLASLRDMDKKGPVFMRNYAHNLIPTDCNYTSIAALDKVLDSQTGLSNFTRRNLLETRQMEQRCVLIKNKMTQ
- the lpoB gene encoding penicillin-binding protein activator LpoB; this translates as MKQFKLIFVLAAVMGLAACQSKVEYGDATEVETVNENFGSTDLQAIAAKMVDSMMTFPPIVAMTANSRPILFVDSIKNKTSEHIDTESVTDSISNKLLRSGKFRFIDMTKVDSVRKQLDYQNNTGMVDPSTAIKFGRQIGAQYMLYGNLSSIVKQDGSTKDVYYKMTMRLMDLETGLIEWSDEKEIRKMKSKSFLGM
- a CDS encoding COG3014 family protein, which gives rise to MKLSLVTPLSRAFIAPALAIGLALGLSGCAYNSIFINYPSQIEPLKQELNSATPLADIDKLASNINGNDGLLYAQEAGRIAQVAGDFAASKKYYQQAVDAYTAFDDKAKVSVSDISATASSLVLNDNAIPYRGPGYERIMLHQYQALNYLFSGDYQGALVEVRRSNELQSSEQERYQKSQKSVQAMANGTIDAEVNKLGQAAGTVTSSFLNAYSYYTTGVLHEVLGEPNDAYIDYRKAAQITPDNTYLQQDLVRLAKQLGMPQYDEFKRRWGDAKLPNPKDGQVILMVERGFVPAKQALTVPFTIHGNWQTVSLATYMPNNTFVPETQVQGLGTVLKTEPIANIDALAITALKEDLPATLVRQVARVYAKSEMAYQVGKSGSPGNNAADIGSIAMQIFNVVTEQADRRSWLTLPKQAQIGRRYLSAGEYTLQLDKAPPAKIDVAAGKTTLVWAIDTGNYTRIYSIII
- the def gene encoding peptide deformylase, which produces MFKHLMPKQTPPLLPIALVGEAILGQTAIAVHHFDAELAHLAEQMSASMEAAKGVGIAAPQVHSPLALFIMASRPNERYPDAPNMAPVVVVNPQIIHASSELVGGEEGCLSVPGQRFNILRHQAIEVRYQNLQGEWQQAELTGFIARIFQHEFDHLQGITLLERSRMPEQAQSISAQSIEQGEAQ
- a CDS encoding SlyX family protein, which codes for MQGVQAQIEDLETKLAFQELTVEELNQEVIKLNRLVAHQQHQIHMLIGKLQDMEPSNMATQAEETPPPHY